From the genome of Flavobacterium luteolum, one region includes:
- a CDS encoding T9SS type A sorting domain-containing protein, with translation MKKTLLCFLFLLPTLFFAQISPLSGCQTYPIFNLTTRNAELIGNLNPNETTVSYHLSLNDATANTSPIPDPTYFVSPQSQIVYARINNKGTITTNFFQLIFYPTEQIVALTINPDCNEPRTRIQLVSVLPGASQNFSYSLDYGQTYLPNRDFYLEPGDYTILIKDSYNCKTDIPVFVQVKPYIPLKANAVVTEGINCGNKDIVTITGNGGTSVYTYSFDGINYSNSNTSSDLNAGDYTVYVKDQNGCIASTNVSVNQYKSTLSSVLIITNPTCNNKGSIKIVTEGGKPPYQYSINGAPYIASQASSYTLANVEPGSYSITTKDDANCTSNLICIVNEYQPLALDVITKDAICPYSSEGSIQVNVTGGIFPYKYLLRNAAGTALTNQQSSNIFEYLSAGDYTVDVTDSANCSIKASMIHISQPSSLDVTVSIENQTVTVNAIGGNGNYLYQMDSFDRKSNNVFTNVSYGDHEVMVIDEKGCATLLYITVNPPAPLIDGKKEMILEFKSGQTLGDLVIDGQNIKWYSRPGTSPTGKTSKVAIEPSLPLSTVLVDGVTYYASQTINGIESKERLAVTAKLNGSLSTPDFDLTDFQFYPNPVKHILTIKNKSIIEDIQIFSVSGQSVLSKKINKTNSEIDLSNLAKGLYILNIKSDGKEKALKFIKE, from the coding sequence ATGAAAAAAACTCTACTTTGTTTTCTTTTTTTACTGCCTACTTTATTTTTTGCACAGATTAGCCCTCTCAGTGGATGTCAAACGTATCCAATATTTAATTTAACAACTCGCAATGCTGAATTAATCGGTAACTTAAATCCTAACGAAACTACCGTAAGTTACCATTTAAGTCTTAATGACGCTACTGCTAATACAAGTCCAATTCCAGATCCAACTTATTTTGTTTCGCCTCAATCGCAAATCGTTTATGCGAGAATAAACAATAAAGGTACTATTACAACAAATTTCTTTCAATTAATCTTCTATCCGACTGAGCAGATTGTGGCTTTAACAATAAATCCTGACTGTAATGAACCTCGAACAAGAATTCAATTAGTTTCAGTTCTGCCAGGCGCGAGTCAAAATTTTAGCTATTCGTTAGATTATGGACAGACGTATCTTCCTAACAGAGATTTTTATCTGGAGCCTGGCGATTACACTATTCTAATAAAAGATTCTTATAATTGTAAAACTGACATTCCTGTTTTTGTTCAGGTTAAACCTTATATACCTTTAAAAGCAAATGCAGTTGTAACAGAAGGCATTAACTGCGGCAACAAAGATATTGTTACAATTACAGGAAATGGAGGAACATCTGTATATACTTATTCTTTTGACGGCATTAATTATTCCAATTCAAATACTTCAAGCGACTTAAACGCGGGCGACTATACTGTGTATGTAAAAGATCAAAATGGCTGTATTGCTTCAACAAACGTTTCGGTCAATCAGTATAAATCTACTTTATCTTCGGTTCTTATTATAACCAATCCTACTTGTAATAACAAAGGTTCAATTAAAATTGTTACCGAAGGCGGAAAACCGCCATATCAGTATTCTATAAACGGTGCTCCTTATATAGCTAGTCAAGCATCTAGCTATACTTTAGCCAACGTAGAACCAGGCTCTTATTCTATAACAACAAAAGATGATGCAAACTGCACTAGTAATTTAATTTGTATCGTTAACGAATATCAGCCATTAGCGCTAGACGTCATCACAAAAGATGCAATTTGTCCTTACTCATCTGAAGGATCAATTCAAGTAAATGTAACAGGCGGTATTTTTCCGTACAAATATTTACTTAGAAATGCTGCTGGCACTGCATTAACAAACCAACAATCGTCTAATATTTTTGAATATTTAAGTGCCGGCGATTATACTGTTGATGTTACCGATAGTGCTAACTGCAGTATAAAAGCATCGATGATTCATATTAGTCAGCCTTCTTCATTAGATGTAACAGTAAGTATTGAAAATCAAACTGTAACGGTAAATGCTATTGGAGGAAATGGTAATTATTTGTATCAGATGGATTCTTTTGATCGAAAATCTAATAATGTGTTTACAAACGTAAGTTATGGAGATCATGAAGTTATGGTCATTGATGAAAAAGGATGTGCCACATTGCTGTATATAACGGTCAATCCGCCAGCGCCTTTAATAGATGGTAAAAAAGAAATGATTTTAGAGTTTAAATCTGGACAAACTTTGGGTGATCTTGTTATTGATGGTCAAAACATTAAATGGTACAGTAGACCAGGAACTTCTCCAACCGGAAAAACAAGTAAAGTTGCTATAGAACCCTCTTTACCATTGTCTACGGTTTTGGTTGATGGTGTAACGTATTATGCCTCGCAAACAATAAACGGAATCGAGAGTAAAGAACGTCTTGCTGTAACAGCCAAACTAAATGGCTCGCTTTCTACTCCAGATTTTGATTTGACTGACTTTCAGTTTTACCCTAATCCTGTGAAACATATTTTAACGATTAAAAACAAATCAATAATTGAAGACATTCAGATTTTCTCTGTTTCAGGACAATCTGTTTTATCAAAAAAAATAAATAAAACAAATTCTGAAATTGATTTGTCAAATCTTGCTAAAGGATTGTATATTTTAAATATAAAATCTGACGGAAAAGAAAAAGCTTTGAAATTTATTAAAGAATAA
- a CDS encoding TatD family hydrolase, giving the protein MNSTPIITDTHTHLYSEEFDQDRDEMIQRAIDAGITRFFIPAIDAAATQSMYDLEKNYPENIFLMMGLHPTYVKDNYLEELAHVENELAKRKFYAVGEIGIDLYWDKTHLKEQQIAFKRQIQLAKQYKLPIVIHCREAFDEIFEVLEEEKSEDLFGIFHCFSGTLEQAERAISYNMKLGIGGVVTFKNGKIDQFLNQIDLKHIVLETDSPYLAPIPYRGKRNESSYLVNVIAKLSDIYSVSAEEIATITTQNSKDVFGI; this is encoded by the coding sequence TTGAATTCAACACCCATTATTACCGATACCCATACCCATTTGTATTCTGAAGAATTTGATCAGGATCGTGACGAAATGATTCAGCGCGCTATTGATGCCGGAATTACCCGTTTCTTTATTCCCGCAATCGATGCTGCCGCGACTCAATCTATGTACGATTTGGAGAAAAATTATCCTGAAAATATATTCTTAATGATGGGTTTGCACCCCACTTACGTGAAAGATAATTATCTGGAAGAATTGGCGCATGTTGAAAACGAACTGGCCAAAAGAAAATTCTATGCAGTTGGCGAAATCGGGATCGATTTATATTGGGATAAAACGCATTTAAAAGAACAGCAAATTGCGTTTAAAAGACAAATTCAGCTGGCAAAACAATACAAATTGCCAATCGTAATTCATTGCAGAGAAGCATTTGATGAAATCTTTGAAGTCTTAGAAGAAGAAAAATCTGAAGATTTATTTGGGATTTTTCATTGTTTTTCCGGAACTTTAGAACAAGCAGAGCGTGCAATTTCTTACAATATGAAATTAGGAATTGGCGGTGTTGTTACTTTCAAGAACGGAAAAATAGACCAGTTTTTAAATCAAATCGATTTAAAACACATCGTTTTAGAAACAGATTCGCCGTATTTAGCCCCGATTCCTTATAGAGGAAAAAGAAATGAAAGTAGCTATTTAGTCAATGTTATTGCCAAATTAAGCGATATTTATAGTGTTTCTGCCGAAGAAATTGCAACAATTACAACTCAAAATTCAAAGGACGTTTTTGGTATTTAA
- a CDS encoding RNA polymerase sigma factor has protein sequence MDQNKIHPDQKYIDGLAANDSVIIEMIYRKFAPKVVQFITNNSGDKDQAQDVVQEIMILLFNQAKAGKLFLTCPFDAYFFLLCKRRWLNELKNSANKGVTIYENVVSINESAHELVAQAEEFDEKQKLFETMFQKLGEKCQEVLKLSFSLKSMEEVAEKLNVTYGYVRKKKSLCVGQLTQWIQEAKNFNSLKNN, from the coding sequence ATGGATCAAAATAAAATTCATCCTGATCAAAAATATATCGACGGACTTGCTGCAAACGATTCAGTGATTATCGAGATGATATATAGAAAATTTGCGCCCAAAGTCGTGCAGTTTATCACCAATAACTCCGGCGATAAAGATCAGGCGCAGGATGTAGTTCAGGAAATCATGATTCTGCTTTTTAATCAGGCTAAAGCTGGTAAACTTTTTTTAACCTGTCCTTTTGATGCTTATTTTTTCTTATTGTGCAAAAGACGATGGCTAAACGAATTGAAAAATTCTGCCAATAAAGGGGTAACAATTTATGAGAATGTAGTATCTATCAATGAATCTGCTCACGAATTGGTTGCACAAGCCGAAGAATTTGATGAAAAACAGAAACTTTTCGAAACCATGTTTCAGAAACTAGGAGAGAAATGCCAAGAAGTTTTGAAACTCAGTTTTTCTTTAAAATCGATGGAAGAAGTGGCCGAGAAACTCAATGTGACTTATGGCTATGTGCGTAAAAAGAAATCTTTATGCGTAGGCCAGCTGACACAGTGGATTCAAGAAGCGAAAAATTTTAACTCTTTAAAAAACAATTAA
- a CDS encoding retropepsin-like aspartic protease, giving the protein MENLHEILKKENYKKIKFKITKTQHLQIKAKINGISGNFILDTGASNTCVGFESIERFELSAKNSKTKASGAGGTGMTTQISSKNKLQLGSWKNKDFNIVIFDLSHVNEALESFKAKAVHGIIGADVLLEGKAIIDYFNHYLYLK; this is encoded by the coding sequence ATGGAAAATCTTCACGAAATTCTCAAAAAAGAGAATTATAAAAAAATAAAATTCAAAATCACTAAAACTCAGCATTTGCAGATAAAAGCCAAAATAAATGGCATTTCTGGCAATTTCATTTTAGACACGGGCGCATCCAACACTTGCGTGGGTTTTGAGTCTATTGAGCGTTTTGAACTTTCTGCAAAAAATTCTAAAACAAAAGCTTCTGGAGCAGGCGGAACTGGAATGACAACTCAGATTTCATCTAAAAACAAATTGCAATTGGGAAGCTGGAAAAACAAAGATTTCAATATTGTAATTTTTGATCTTTCGCATGTTAATGAAGCTTTAGAATCTTTTAAGGCCAAAGCCGTACATGGCATTATTGGCGCTGATGTTTTATTGGAGGGAAAAGCGATTATTGATTATTTTAACCATTATTTATATTTAAAGTAG
- a CDS encoding CHAT domain-containing protein gives MLNNNMNLHHLYGFILLFLSLNVYGQNQEDKIYNAVDSFTANPSTEALQNLRSIETDFWKSAKPKTKEELLAIVILNCNKAYYENQFGQTLDAIKSYEKAWMIYQKNKLKNYDITEFCLKPLGNLYTILGDYKNAENTIKQYYFIANEEKNEKQKIAAILNLSNVYQNSGKVHEAIEIIEKTLRSEKITSSQKGLLLNNLGANYLLRNINEDFTEAENAFLKAIPLLKKDKALSENLYNTYINLYRIKLDFNLKDATLYFVKAQAIFEKLPQQEPRKKAQFYLEKSFLLLKQNSFEEAQNELTIVYKTLLPNYQSQKNILPDKNSLYAETVLLDALDLQAELYLSQNEPKNALKSYALSFYIEELFQSLLIYEDSKIISQIRNRNRTEKCLDIYKSLFDSEKKQSYIEDAFKLAEKTKSVVLKDHLKNVELLSREEKLILQQMQNWNTIILKEQQKQDLADISKINEAIQKQNKLMLLLKSNEEKNNKKNQTSFDLQKLYAKLDKDDAVLYEYFMGYKAIHLFVVQNNKIQLKSICIGHICSEPIIRFISFFDNPENIVSNVGSYQKTAFFTHKKLLLPLKSDSKNLIIIPDGLLNFLPFEALITKESKTTNFAKMHYLLNDFDISYNNSAELYLNANTLSSGKKNILGLFPVFGKTNYELPFSKNELQSIKHNFDGQFFENENATFSNFKNNVTGKSIIHLSTHASSGDFEIPASIKFYDQEILFSELYNLQLNPDLVVLSACETGIGKLYKGEGAMSIARGFQFAGAQNLLFSLWNVNDYTTSVFMDYFYKDLKHNSSFVHATANAKRKFLKDENIPNAKKSPYYWSAFVYYGTLEKPETQTNYIFYIISFLAVIGLFLSFNHYRNGKSSRNSQKREL, from the coding sequence ATGCTCAACAATAATATGAACTTACATCACTTATATGGTTTTATCCTTCTTTTCCTGAGTCTGAATGTTTACGGACAAAATCAGGAAGATAAAATATATAATGCTGTGGATAGTTTTACCGCAAATCCTTCCACGGAAGCGTTACAAAATTTAAGAAGTATCGAAACTGATTTTTGGAAAAGTGCCAAACCTAAAACCAAAGAAGAATTACTGGCAATTGTAATTTTAAATTGCAATAAAGCGTATTATGAAAATCAGTTTGGGCAGACTTTAGATGCTATAAAAAGCTATGAAAAAGCGTGGATGATTTACCAGAAAAACAAATTAAAAAACTACGATATTACCGAATTCTGCCTGAAACCTTTAGGCAATTTGTACACGATTTTAGGCGATTATAAAAATGCCGAAAATACTATTAAACAATATTACTTTATTGCCAACGAAGAAAAGAATGAAAAGCAGAAAATTGCGGCCATCCTTAATTTATCAAACGTTTATCAAAATTCAGGAAAAGTCCATGAGGCTATTGAAATAATTGAAAAAACGCTTCGTTCAGAAAAAATAACCTCTTCTCAAAAAGGACTTTTATTAAACAATCTAGGCGCAAATTATCTCTTAAGAAATATCAATGAAGATTTTACTGAGGCTGAAAATGCTTTTTTGAAAGCCATTCCTTTATTAAAAAAAGATAAGGCACTTTCAGAAAATTTATATAACACTTACATTAATCTTTATAGAATAAAACTCGACTTTAATTTAAAAGATGCTACTTTATATTTTGTAAAAGCACAAGCCATTTTTGAAAAATTACCTCAACAGGAACCTAGAAAAAAAGCACAATTTTATCTAGAAAAATCCTTTTTATTATTGAAACAAAATAGTTTTGAAGAAGCGCAAAATGAACTTACGATTGTTTATAAAACATTATTGCCTAATTACCAAAGCCAGAAAAATATCCTTCCCGATAAAAATTCACTTTATGCCGAAACTGTTCTACTCGATGCTTTAGATTTACAGGCAGAACTTTATCTATCTCAAAATGAACCCAAAAATGCATTAAAAAGCTATGCTCTTTCTTTCTATATTGAAGAATTATTTCAGTCACTTTTAATCTACGAAGATTCTAAAATTATATCTCAAATTAGAAATCGAAACCGAACAGAAAAGTGTCTTGATATTTATAAATCTCTTTTTGACAGCGAAAAAAAACAAAGTTATATTGAAGATGCTTTTAAACTTGCAGAAAAGACAAAATCTGTAGTTTTAAAAGATCATTTGAAAAACGTTGAATTACTTTCTAGAGAAGAAAAATTGATTTTGCAGCAGATGCAAAACTGGAACACCATTATTTTGAAAGAACAGCAAAAACAAGATCTTGCAGATATTTCAAAAATAAATGAAGCCATCCAGAAACAGAATAAATTAATGTTGCTGCTAAAATCAAATGAAGAAAAAAATAACAAAAAAAATCAAACTTCGTTCGACTTGCAAAAGCTTTACGCCAAACTTGATAAAGATGATGCTGTACTGTACGAATATTTTATGGGTTATAAAGCAATTCATCTATTTGTCGTTCAAAACAACAAAATCCAATTAAAATCAATTTGTATTGGCCATATATGCAGTGAGCCGATAATAAGATTTATAAGTTTTTTTGATAATCCTGAGAATATTGTCAGCAATGTTGGAAGCTACCAAAAAACAGCATTTTTTACTCATAAAAAACTTCTTTTACCTCTAAAATCGGATTCTAAAAATCTCATTATTATTCCTGATGGGCTGTTGAACTTCTTACCTTTTGAAGCTTTAATAACAAAGGAATCTAAAACGACAAATTTTGCCAAAATGCATTATTTACTGAATGATTTTGATATTTCGTATAATAATTCTGCCGAATTGTATTTGAATGCAAATACGCTTTCAAGTGGCAAAAAAAATATTCTAGGTCTTTTTCCCGTTTTCGGGAAAACCAATTATGAACTTCCTTTTTCAAAAAATGAATTGCAATCTATAAAACACAATTTTGACGGACAGTTTTTTGAAAATGAAAATGCCACTTTTTCAAACTTTAAAAATAATGTTACGGGAAAATCAATTATTCATCTGAGTACACATGCCTCTTCGGGAGATTTTGAAATTCCGGCAAGCATTAAATTTTACGATCAGGAAATCCTGTTTTCTGAATTATACAATTTACAGCTCAATCCAGATTTGGTGGTTCTGAGCGCCTGCGAAACAGGAATTGGAAAATTGTATAAAGGCGAAGGCGCCATGAGTATTGCAAGAGGTTTTCAGTTTGCAGGAGCACAAAATCTCTTATTTTCTCTGTGGAATGTAAACGATTATACTACTTCTGTTTTTATGGATTATTTTTATAAAGATCTTAAACATAATTCTTCTTTTGTACACGCAACAGCAAATGCAAAAAGGAAATTTTTAAAAGATGAAAATATTCCCAATGCAAAAAAGTCTCCTTATTACTGGAGTGCTTTTGTCTATTACGGCACTCTTGAAAAACCTGAAACGCAAACCAATTATATCTTCTATATCATTAGTTTTTTGGCTGTAATTGGCTTATTTTTGAGTTTCAATCATTACAGGAATGGAAAATCTTCACGAAATTCTCAAAAAAGAGAATTATAA
- a CDS encoding tetratricopeptide repeat protein — protein sequence MNEERYILFDQYLQGELTVDEKHNLEKQLSEDPELASEFESFKEMHFQLGNKFGQEEEREIFKENLTKISDKYFHKKQNKVVSLKPWYFAAAASVIIMFGLFFFDYKHYPNFEDYNHPESAYFTERGVSEAILKQAENNFNGKRYQAAIPIFEMILKENNSDEIKYFYAVSLLQVDKYVKAETIFKELEAGNSVYKEKAKWNLALSKLKQGKYKECKDILQTISQDYEDYDQVEQLSEELD from the coding sequence ATGAACGAAGAACGCTATATATTATTTGATCAATATCTTCAAGGCGAACTGACCGTTGATGAAAAACACAATTTGGAGAAACAACTATCTGAAGATCCAGAATTGGCTTCAGAATTTGAAAGTTTCAAAGAAATGCATTTTCAATTGGGAAATAAATTTGGACAAGAAGAAGAGAGAGAAATCTTTAAAGAAAACCTCACTAAAATTTCAGATAAATATTTCCATAAGAAACAAAACAAAGTGGTTTCGCTTAAACCGTGGTATTTTGCGGCAGCAGCATCTGTGATTATTATGTTCGGACTATTTTTCTTTGATTATAAACACTATCCTAATTTTGAAGATTACAATCATCCGGAAAGCGCTTATTTTACAGAAAGAGGTGTGTCTGAGGCTATTTTAAAACAAGCAGAGAATAATTTCAACGGAAAAAGATATCAAGCCGCTATTCCGATTTTTGAAATGATTTTGAAAGAGAATAATTCAGATGAAATTAAATATTTCTACGCAGTATCCTTATTGCAGGTTGACAAATATGTAAAGGCAGAAACTATTTTTAAAGAATTGGAAGCAGGAAATTCTGTTTATAAAGAAAAAGCAAAATGGAATCTGGCTCTATCTAAGCTAAAACAAGGAAAATATAAAGAATGTAAAGACATTTTACAGACTATTTCTCAGGATTATGAAGACTATGATCAAGTAGAACAGCTTTCGGAAGAATTGGACTAA
- a CDS encoding PKD domain-containing protein has protein sequence MKPQLSIFFILFSILAIGQTKVKDTITRRANIGFIQNGNQVSFKPETPPLIPIAGAPKPSYSYLWELGDGHYSKEAEPKHVYKSKGTYTTRLAVTNNYDNGKPPATRPKKVAINDITNTNYKDIASIADQNGFAIIKNCDPIPEQEMVVVVSYQNLENYVSSGKLYLFYNEKQFKHNNFELSDFRTYAGEREVKENLVVAVDDLNDSNNFLASAEGNFKTKKYRNTTTEEDLDASLLNANKTYHNVSILEFDDANPGETRNIFYTFKTTPEMIKDTSATVTMRGIFVPNRSYKNHKVKNLEMEIVTSHDPNKMGSNGSFMNYRLVRFKRVNFKTRFQNNGEGPARKIRLETDIPEMFDKKTFQIESMYPECPICPKGEEPTVSCLDTIIKQKQIIFTFKNIYLPGSEQKNVKEKDSTKGFVKYSMKFGEDFHKVKTKSRTAIIFDKNEPIITNYATTRFLPGISIGAKAGYNFYPDLDKSTSYFVGATLSPFKSYRFYWQVEWENALNKYNSDVNVSEEFNTNANGTRQLVRTTTATENKNINWEIPVLIRYNINNYIGVGAGIQANVNVYSEQNQTITIDTYEGDKGNSLISSTTNSNTIKNNFTDVKVGFLFDLTAGFARIGPSLGARYVINFEQNFNYFQVYGIWKF, from the coding sequence ATGAAACCACAACTGTCTATTTTCTTTATTCTATTTTCTATTCTCGCAATAGGGCAAACCAAAGTGAAAGACACCATAACGCGAAGAGCCAATATAGGTTTTATACAAAACGGAAATCAGGTTTCTTTTAAACCCGAAACACCGCCTTTGATTCCGATTGCAGGTGCGCCAAAACCAAGTTATTCTTATTTATGGGAATTGGGAGACGGGCATTACAGTAAAGAAGCCGAACCTAAACATGTTTATAAAAGCAAGGGCACTTACACCACAAGACTTGCTGTAACCAATAATTACGATAACGGAAAACCTCCAGCAACTCGCCCTAAAAAAGTGGCCATCAACGACATTACAAATACGAATTATAAAGACATTGCTTCTATTGCCGATCAGAATGGTTTTGCGATTATTAAAAACTGTGATCCTATTCCAGAACAGGAAATGGTAGTCGTTGTGAGTTATCAAAATCTGGAGAATTATGTTTCTAGCGGAAAGCTTTATTTGTTTTATAATGAAAAGCAATTTAAACACAATAATTTCGAGTTAAGCGATTTCAGAACTTATGCGGGCGAACGTGAAGTAAAAGAAAACCTGGTCGTTGCGGTTGATGATTTAAATGATTCGAATAATTTTCTGGCTTCCGCCGAAGGGAATTTCAAAACCAAAAAATACCGAAATACCACAACCGAAGAAGATTTAGACGCTTCTCTTTTAAATGCCAATAAAACGTATCATAATGTTTCTATTTTAGAATTTGATGATGCAAATCCTGGAGAAACCCGAAATATTTTTTATACTTTCAAAACTACTCCCGAAATGATAAAAGATACCAGCGCAACAGTTACAATGCGTGGTATTTTTGTGCCGAATAGAAGTTATAAAAACCACAAAGTAAAAAATCTGGAAATGGAAATTGTGACTTCTCATGATCCAAACAAAATGGGGTCTAACGGAAGTTTTATGAATTACAGATTAGTGCGTTTTAAAAGAGTAAATTTTAAAACGCGTTTTCAGAATAATGGTGAAGGTCCTGCAAGAAAAATTCGTCTGGAAACCGATATCCCGGAGATGTTCGACAAAAAAACTTTTCAGATTGAAAGTATGTATCCAGAATGTCCAATTTGCCCAAAAGGAGAAGAACCAACGGTAAGCTGTCTCGATACGATCATCAAACAAAAACAAATTATTTTTACCTTCAAAAATATTTATCTGCCTGGAAGCGAACAGAAAAATGTAAAGGAAAAGGATTCTACAAAAGGTTTTGTAAAATACTCCATGAAATTTGGCGAAGATTTTCATAAAGTAAAAACCAAAAGCCGAACTGCAATTATATTTGATAAAAATGAACCTATAATTACCAATTATGCTACTACCCGATTCTTGCCCGGAATTTCGATTGGCGCAAAAGCTGGTTATAATTTTTATCCCGATTTAGATAAATCGACCAGTTATTTTGTGGGCGCGACACTTTCGCCTTTTAAATCGTATCGCTTTTATTGGCAGGTAGAATGGGAAAATGCTTTAAACAAATACAACAGTGACGTAAATGTCTCCGAAGAGTTTAATACAAATGCCAACGGAACAAGGCAATTGGTGCGAACCACAACTGCAACCGAAAATAAAAATATCAATTGGGAAATTCCAGTTTTGATTCGCTACAACATCAATAATTATATCGGAGTTGGAGCAGGAATTCAGGCAAATGTCAATGTTTATTCAGAACAAAATCAGACGATCACAATTGATACTTATGAAGGCGATAAGGGAAATTCTTTAATCAGTTCGACAACGAATTCAAATACCATAAAAAATAATTTTACAGATGTTAAAGTAGGTTTTTTATTTGATCTAACAGCTGGTTTTGCTAGAATCGGACCAAGTTTAGGTGCGCGTTATGTGATTAATTTTGAACAGAATTTTAATTATTTTCAGGTTTATGGAATTTGGAAGTTTTAG
- a CDS encoding S41 family peptidase — protein sequence MKKFTLLLFIVFSHSIFSATKITETEKLYATCKVWGFLKYYHPKVAGGELNWDNELLEKLPKIEKAQTKEEFSLIMENWIDDLGPVKEIAPIAIPKDVKFFDKNFDLSWINSDKLFSKKLSKKLKFIEENRFQGKQFYVEGKEHVKNVSLINERYDHPNFEDKNSKLRMIFMYWNIVEYFFPYKYLMNQKWDKTLTETLPAVIKSENQKDFYTAMKKMVSKMDDSHTEFFMYGPTLGEGKGRFFPADGKIIDEKIVVTEILGDSVAEAYNIKIGDVITKINDKTIKDLISENRDLICASNEAAYLDKLAKIVLMNSADNVKVEFLKDGKYETKEMIWFDYHESHRNEFKKGAQKKKEKFKLLDNNIGYVDMGIIKPKNIPAMIEVLKDTKAIVFDMRNYPLGTFREISAFLNSQEKEFAIYTRSYYGYPGKFIWEGETKSGSENKDNYKGKVIVLLNEKSISQSEWTAMCFQTAGNTTIIGSQTAGADGNVSQFDFQGFHTLFSGIGVYYPDGRETQRVGIVPDIEIKPTILGIQQGKDEVLERALLYIETGK from the coding sequence ATGAAGAAGTTTACATTGTTGCTTTTTATTGTTTTTTCTCATAGCATTTTTAGCGCTACTAAAATTACGGAGACCGAAAAGCTTTATGCAACCTGTAAAGTCTGGGGATTTTTAAAATATTATCACCCCAAAGTTGCTGGTGGAGAATTGAATTGGGATAATGAGCTTTTGGAAAAATTGCCTAAAATAGAAAAAGCGCAAACCAAAGAAGAGTTTTCATTAATTATGGAAAATTGGATCGATGATTTGGGGCCCGTAAAAGAAATAGCGCCAATTGCAATACCAAAAGACGTAAAGTTCTTTGATAAAAATTTTGATTTAAGTTGGATTAACAGCGACAAACTGTTTTCAAAAAAGCTTTCAAAGAAATTAAAATTTATTGAAGAAAATAGATTTCAGGGGAAACAATTTTATGTAGAAGGAAAAGAACATGTCAAAAATGTTTCTTTGATAAACGAACGTTATGATCATCCAAACTTTGAAGATAAAAATTCTAAACTCCGAATGATTTTTATGTATTGGAATATTGTCGAATATTTTTTTCCGTATAAATATTTGATGAATCAAAAATGGGATAAAACTTTAACAGAGACATTGCCTGCGGTTATCAAATCAGAAAATCAAAAAGATTTTTATACAGCCATGAAAAAAATGGTTTCAAAAATGGATGACAGCCATACAGAGTTTTTTATGTACGGGCCAACGCTGGGTGAAGGAAAAGGAAGATTTTTTCCCGCTGATGGAAAAATAATTGATGAAAAAATAGTAGTAACAGAAATTTTAGGAGACAGTGTGGCCGAAGCTTACAACATTAAAATTGGAGATGTTATCACTAAAATAAACGACAAAACTATTAAAGATCTTATTTCAGAAAACAGAGATTTAATTTGTGCTTCAAATGAAGCTGCATATTTAGATAAACTTGCAAAGATTGTTTTGATGAATAGTGCAGATAATGTTAAAGTAGAGTTTTTGAAAGATGGGAAATACGAAACAAAAGAAATGATTTGGTTTGATTATCATGAATCACATAGAAATGAATTTAAAAAAGGGGCACAGAAAAAGAAGGAAAAGTTTAAACTTCTTGATAATAATATTGGATATGTAGATATGGGAATTATTAAGCCCAAAAACATTCCTGCTATGATTGAAGTTTTAAAAGACACCAAAGCGATTGTTTTCGATATGAGAAATTATCCGCTAGGTACTTTTAGAGAAATATCAGCTTTTTTGAATTCTCAGGAAAAAGAATTTGCCATTTATACGCGTTCGTATTATGGTTATCCAGGTAAATTTATATGGGAAGGAGAAACAAAAAGTGGTTCTGAAAATAAAGATAATTACAAAGGAAAAGTAATTGTTTTGCTTAATGAGAAATCAATCAGCCAGTCAGAATGGACGGCAATGTGTTTTCAGACAGCAGGAAATACCACAATTATAGGAAGCCAGACTGCAGGTGCAGACGGTAATGTAAGTCAGTTTGATTTTCAAGGATTTCACACACTATTCTCCGGAATTGGCGTTTACTACCCAGACGGAAGAGAAACGCAGCGTGTAGGAATTGTACCTGATATTGAAATAAAACCAACAATTTTAGGTATTCAACAAGGCAAAGATGAAGTTTTGGAACGCGCTTTGCTATATATAGAAACAGGAAAATAA